A window of the Polaribacter sp. HaHaR_3_91 genome harbors these coding sequences:
- the lpdA gene encoding dihydrolipoyl dehydrogenase, with protein MKYDIIVIGSGPGGYISAVRASQLGKKVAIIEKYSTLGGTCLNVGCIPSKALLDSSHHYYDAVNHFDEHGISVENPTFDFGKMVERKAKVVETTTGGITYLMDKNNVDVFEGLGSFEDATHVKITKNDGSSEIIEGTNIIIATGSKPSTLPFISLDKERVITSTEALKLPEVPKHLIVIGGGVIGLELGTVYKRLGADVTVVEYAPKITPTMDADVSKELTKVLKKQGIKFAVSHGVTSVERNGDEVTVKANNKKGEEVTFTGDYCLVAVGRKAYTEGLGLEKIGVEVNERGQVTTNDHLQTNVSNIYAIGDVVKGAMLAHKAEEEGVVVAEYLAGEKPHIDYNLIPGIVYTWPEVAAVGKTEQELKDAKVDYKVGKFSMRALGRSRASGDIDGFVKVIADKNTDEILGVHMVGARVADLIMEAAVAMEYRASAEDLARICHGHPTYSEAVKEAAKAAWDGKPLNA; from the coding sequence ATGAAATACGATATTATTGTAATTGGATCTGGTCCTGGAGGATACATTTCTGCAGTTAGAGCATCTCAATTAGGTAAAAAAGTAGCAATTATTGAAAAATATTCAACTTTAGGAGGAACTTGTTTAAATGTTGGATGTATTCCATCTAAAGCATTATTAGATTCTTCTCATCATTATTATGATGCTGTTAACCATTTTGACGAACATGGAATTTCTGTTGAAAACCCTACGTTTGATTTTGGTAAAATGGTAGAAAGAAAAGCCAAAGTTGTAGAAACAACTACCGGAGGAATCACATATTTAATGGACAAAAACAATGTTGATGTTTTTGAAGGTTTAGGTTCTTTTGAAGATGCAACACATGTAAAGATTACTAAAAATGATGGTTCTTCAGAAATAATTGAAGGAACTAATATTATTATTGCAACAGGTTCTAAACCGTCTACTTTACCATTTATTTCTTTAGACAAAGAGCGTGTAATTACTTCTACCGAAGCTTTAAAATTACCTGAAGTACCAAAACATTTAATTGTAATTGGTGGAGGAGTTATTGGTTTAGAGTTAGGTACGGTTTACAAACGTTTGGGAGCAGATGTTACTGTTGTAGAATATGCGCCAAAAATTACGCCAACTATGGATGCTGATGTTTCTAAAGAACTTACAAAAGTTTTAAAGAAACAAGGTATTAAGTTTGCTGTAAGTCATGGTGTTACTTCTGTAGAAAGAAATGGTGATGAAGTTACCGTAAAAGCAAATAACAAAAAAGGTGAAGAAGTTACTTTTACTGGAGATTATTGTTTGGTTGCTGTTGGTAGAAAAGCATATACAGAAGGCTTAGGTTTAGAAAAAATTGGTGTAGAAGTTAACGAGCGTGGTCAAGTTACTACAAACGATCATTTACAAACAAATGTTTCTAATATTTACGCAATTGGTGATGTAGTTAAAGGAGCAATGTTAGCTCACAAGGCAGAAGAAGAAGGTGTTGTTGTAGCTGAATATTTAGCTGGCGAGAAACCACATATCGATTATAATTTAATTCCTGGTATTGTGTACACTTGGCCAGAAGTTGCTGCTGTTGGTAAAACAGAACAAGAATTAAAAGATGCAAAAGTAGATTACAAAGTTGGTAAATTCTCTATGAGAGCTTTAGGTAGGTCTCGTGCAAGTGGAGATATAGATGGTTTTGTAAAAGTTATTGCAGATAAAAATACAGATGAAATTTTAGGAGTTCACATGGTTGGTGCACGTGTTGCAGATTTAATTATGGAAGCTGCAGTTGCAATGGAATACAGAGCATCGGCAGAAGACTTAGCAAGAATTTGTCATGGTCACCCAACATATTCTGAAGCGGTAAAAGAAGCTGCTAAAGCTGCTTGGGACGGAAAGCCTTTAAATGCTTAA
- a CDS encoding glycosyltransferase, translating into MKNDLKELTIQNVLIIGYVWVEPNSSAAGSRMMQLIEQFLKHNFKITFASPAQKSEKATSLNSLGIDEVSIELNNASFDDFIKELQPTIVMFDRFMMEEQFGWRVAENCPNAIRILDTEDLHFLRKTRHQQLKKGEEFTTEALLKSDDAKREIASILRCDMSLIISTYEMDLLKSVFKVDEKILYYLPFLLDRIDENQQGKWKSFDERANFVFIGNFFHKPNVDAVLTLKTEIWSEIREQLPKAEVHIYGAYANQQINQLHNKKEGFIVKGFAEDAKEVVRNARVVLAPLRFGAGIKGKLTEAMICGTPSVTTEIGAEGMCDRFPWNGFVENDFSDFALISAELYRNKNMWKSHQLTGAEIINEIYDKEKLGVLFINQIKEIQENLEQHRTQNFLGNLLQHQTLQATKYMSKWIEAKNSI; encoded by the coding sequence ATGAAAAATGATTTGAAAGAATTGACAATACAAAATGTTTTAATTATTGGTTACGTTTGGGTTGAGCCAAACTCTTCTGCTGCCGGAAGTAGAATGATGCAATTAATTGAGCAGTTTTTAAAACATAATTTTAAAATAACTTTTGCTTCTCCTGCGCAAAAAAGTGAAAAAGCTACAAGTTTAAATTCTTTAGGAATTGATGAAGTTTCTATTGAATTAAACAATGCTTCTTTTGATGATTTTATAAAAGAGTTACAACCAACAATTGTCATGTTCGATCGTTTTATGATGGAAGAACAATTTGGTTGGCGCGTTGCGGAAAATTGCCCGAATGCAATTCGGATTTTAGATACGGAAGATTTACATTTTCTACGAAAAACACGTCATCAACAATTAAAAAAAGGAGAAGAATTTACAACAGAAGCATTATTAAAATCTGATGATGCAAAAAGAGAAATAGCCTCTATTTTACGTTGCGACATGAGTTTGATTATCTCTACGTATGAAATGGATTTATTAAAATCTGTTTTTAAGGTTGATGAAAAAATCTTGTATTATCTACCTTTTTTATTAGATAGGATTGATGAAAATCAACAAGGAAAATGGAAGTCTTTTGATGAAAGAGCAAATTTTGTGTTTATTGGTAATTTCTTTCACAAACCAAATGTGGACGCTGTTTTAACTTTGAAAACAGAAATTTGGAGTGAAATTAGAGAGCAACTTCCAAAAGCAGAAGTTCATATTTATGGAGCGTATGCGAATCAACAAATAAATCAATTACATAATAAAAAAGAAGGTTTTATAGTAAAAGGCTTTGCAGAAGACGCTAAAGAAGTAGTGAGAAATGCGAGAGTTGTTTTAGCTCCGTTACGTTTTGGAGCAGGAATAAAAGGAAAACTGACCGAAGCCATGATTTGTGGAACGCCAAGCGTAACTACAGAAATTGGAGCAGAAGGAATGTGTGATAGATTTCCTTGGAATGGTTTTGTAGAAAATGATTTTTCTGATTTTGCATTGATTTCCGCAGAACTATATAGAAATAAAAATATGTGGAAAAGTCATCAATTAACAGGAGCTGAAATTATCAATGAAATATATGATAAAGAGAAGTTAGGTGTGCTTTTTATCAATCAAATAAAAGAAATTCAAGAAAATTTAGAACAACACAGAACTCAGAATTTTTTAGGGAATTTATTGCAACATCAAACGTTACAAGCTACAAAATACATGAGTAAATGGATTGAAGCTAAGAATAGTATTTAG
- a CDS encoding glycoside hydrolase family 10 protein, translated as MKMLFYKNTKSIYIIALFTLLFISCSKKIYNKDVKKGNETQKSIEIDKNVETENNIEVKKIIDLKKRVVPAPEREFRAAWIASVANINWPSKRDLSSKQQKEEAIKLLDLLHKNNFNAVVLQVRPQADAMYKSDLEPWSYFLTGTQGKAPSPYYDPLEFWIKEAHKRGLELHAWLNPYRAHHTTGGEVTAASIVNKQPELAVKLETGFYWLDPGNKKTQNHSYKVVMDIVERYNVDGIHFDDYFYPYPSYNNNKDFPDDKSWKTYLNTGGKLKRDDWRRDNVNQFVKSIYTNIKETKPNVKFGISPFGFWRPNYPASVTAGFDQYSELYADAKLWLNEGWIDYFTPQLYWPINRMDVSFPVLLNWWIGENTKERHLWPGMSIGRQKGEEAIDEVINQIMITRGMTSKSPGTVHWSIAPLVDSPELTEAIFNGPYKKQALTPSYPWLSTTAPEAPTVNYSKDKDNLSVTWAHKHIDKIANWVVYYKYNSKWDYSIHGNFTNSQNIPLVKVDNKNSRSNLKAIAITAVDKFGNESIVKEIKL; from the coding sequence ATGAAAATGCTTTTTTATAAAAACACCAAATCAATATATATTATTGCTTTATTTACTTTACTATTTATTAGTTGTAGTAAAAAAATTTATAATAAAGATGTAAAAAAAGGCAATGAAACTCAAAAAAGCATTGAAATTGACAAAAATGTTGAAACTGAAAATAACATTGAAGTAAAAAAAATTATTGACCTAAAAAAAAGGGTAGTTCCTGCTCCAGAAAGAGAATTCAGAGCTGCTTGGATTGCTAGTGTCGCTAACATAAACTGGCCAAGTAAACGAGATCTTTCTAGCAAACAACAAAAAGAGGAAGCTATTAAATTATTAGACCTTCTCCATAAAAATAATTTTAACGCCGTTGTATTACAAGTTAGACCACAGGCAGATGCCATGTATAAAAGCGACCTAGAACCTTGGTCTTATTTTTTAACAGGAACGCAAGGTAAAGCACCTTCTCCATATTATGATCCTTTAGAATTTTGGATTAAAGAAGCGCATAAAAGAGGACTAGAATTACATGCCTGGTTAAACCCTTATAGAGCGCACCACACCACCGGAGGCGAAGTAACAGCAGCTTCTATTGTTAACAAACAACCAGAATTAGCTGTAAAACTAGAAACTGGTTTTTACTGGCTAGATCCGGGAAATAAAAAAACGCAAAACCATAGTTACAAAGTTGTTATGGATATTGTTGAAAGATATAATGTAGACGGAATTCATTTTGATGATTATTTTTACCCATACCCTTCTTACAACAACAATAAAGATTTTCCTGATGATAAAAGCTGGAAAACATACTTAAACACTGGTGGAAAATTAAAAAGAGATGATTGGAGACGAGACAATGTAAACCAATTCGTTAAAAGTATTTACACAAACATAAAAGAAACAAAACCTAACGTAAAATTCGGAATTAGTCCATTTGGATTTTGGAGACCTAATTATCCTGCATCAGTAACTGCTGGTTTTGACCAATATAGCGAGCTATATGCAGATGCAAAACTTTGGCTAAACGAAGGTTGGATAGATTATTTTACACCGCAATTGTATTGGCCAATTAATAGAATGGATGTTAGTTTTCCTGTTTTATTAAATTGGTGGATAGGAGAAAACACCAAAGAAAGACACCTTTGGCCAGGAATGAGTATTGGTAGACAAAAAGGAGAAGAAGCCATAGACGAAGTCATCAATCAAATTATGATAACCCGAGGAATGACCTCAAAATCTCCAGGAACCGTGCATTGGAGCATTGCGCCTCTAGTTGATTCACCTGAACTTACGGAAGCAATTTTTAATGGTCCTTATAAAAAGCAAGCATTAACACCTAGTTATCCTTGGTTAAGCACAACAGCACCTGAAGCTCCAACTGTAAATTACTCTAAAGATAAAGACAATTTATCGGTAACTTGGGCACATAAACATATTGATAAAATTGCCAATTGGGTAGTGTATTACAAATACAACTCTAAATGGGATTATAGTATTCATGGTAATTTTACCAATTCACAAAACATACCTTTAGTTAAGGTTGATAATAAAAATTCAAGAAGCAACTTAAAAGCTATTGCAATAACCGCTGTTGATAAATTTGGAAACGAGAGTATTGTAAAGGAAATTAAATTATAG
- a CDS encoding DeoR/GlpR family DNA-binding transcription regulator, producing the protein MKKKERQQKVVDEVSINRQVSSTFLAEKLNVSEDTIRRDIKELDKKGLLTKVHGGAISTMQKLYHYNEDVIYKREEKVIIAKKAITLVEDGMVIIMSGGTTNLMLAKLFPKNLKATIYTYSLPIAMQLAEHATIETIFIGGRIQRNSMVTTGIDVIQYLSNITANLCFIGVSAFNAEQGITGEGYEVALVKKAMIDSSERNVYLSTSNKLNIRLNYDICPLKEIDIAITDLELDDPILKPYIDSGLVLM; encoded by the coding sequence ATGAAAAAGAAAGAGAGACAGCAGAAAGTAGTAGATGAAGTAAGTATTAACAGACAGGTAAGTTCTACTTTTTTGGCTGAAAAACTAAATGTTTCAGAAGACACTATTAGAAGAGATATAAAGGAATTAGACAAGAAAGGTCTACTAACCAAAGTACATGGAGGAGCAATTTCTACCATGCAAAAACTCTACCATTACAATGAAGATGTAATCTACAAAAGAGAAGAAAAAGTTATTATTGCTAAGAAAGCAATTACTTTAGTAGAAGACGGAATGGTTATTATAATGAGTGGAGGTACTACAAATTTGATGTTAGCAAAATTATTTCCAAAAAATTTAAAAGCAACCATTTATACATATAGCTTACCAATTGCTATGCAATTGGCAGAACACGCAACTATTGAAACTATTTTTATTGGTGGTAGAATACAAAGAAACTCGATGGTAACAACTGGTATAGATGTAATTCAATATTTATCTAACATTACTGCAAACCTTTGCTTTATAGGCGTAAGTGCTTTTAATGCAGAACAAGGAATTACAGGTGAAGGATACGAGGTTGCCTTGGTTAAAAAAGCAATGATTGATTCTTCTGAACGCAATGTGTACTTATCTACTTCCAACAAACTAAATATCAGACTAAATTATGATATTTGCCCACTTAAAGAAATTGATATTGCCATTACAGATTTAGAACTAGATGACCCTATATTAAAACCCTATATTGACTCTGGCTTAGTTTTAATGTAA
- a CDS encoding SusC/RagA family TonB-linked outer membrane protein, translating to MKKNYKLTLSLIVFLIVQSTFAQLKTISGVVTEKGSEIPLPEVSVFISQINKGSVTDFDGNYSIKAEDLKGKTIAFSYLGYKTVTITLTGENQVINAELEADATGLDEIVVTALGIKRAAKSLGYSLTEVGGEDMSAVKSTSAVNSLQGRVAGVNISAGSGGAAGSSRVIIRGASSLTGNNQPLYVIDGIPIINNTNGSVVGATNDGTGDGGDDISSLNPDDIESVSVLKGSSAAALYGSLASNGVIMITTKSGKGQKRMGVELSSSFTFDKINTDLQNFQTTYGQGNNRLRPGYEYDGSGQPVEISNIANAIDDSFVSSLQSWGDKLDGSMVYNWDGTKRPYSNTGNNLDKFYNVGSTVINTVALSKGGEEYNYRLSFSNLDNDDIFPNTTLNRKSMSLNASANITPKLTSTVNAKYVIEKVHNRINIGDTPGNANTVAYVLPSSLNITDLQPGFNEEGTELLFQPSQFISNPYWATDAFNNDDKKNRFTASTSLKYDFNDWLYVTGRAGIDTYDLSRRRVTPFGTAYRPAGEMTQAKSTYTLFNGDLMLGIDKALTEKISTSSIIGANTRTSSFESLSALGRGFIVEGLEDINNTTLPEPTFGYSKTKTNSLYGSFEVSYDKYFYLTFTGRNDWFSTLSFPGKTTPNNGFYWSLSQSLLLNELFDLPEQVNYAKFRASYAQVAGGASNAYSLNLDYAITGSFQGQSFGQLNGNSIPNPNLVPFQKNEFEVGFDGRFFQNRLNLDVAYYQNQTTNDIVSASASQSSGFTSSILNIGELQNKGFEFLIGGTPIKTEDFSWYTSFNFGYNDSEIVHTDDEDTAINVDGSQTRSRTAIISHIVGENYGVIWGSSYKRDADGNIMYNTTGSIPKPIQGENKILGQGVAPYTLGFSNSFKYKDFSLNFLIDAKFGGSVHSGTNRELMMRGLHEKTLEGREDGLVVSGIDDATGNPFTMTVAPENLRTYYGFIGEENSGISEEFVYSTDFIKFRELSVAYSFPKKTLENIFVSDVRLSLIGRNLFYISKKIDNVDPEASLNNLNSQGIERFGTPSTRSYGFAINVKF from the coding sequence ATGAAAAAAAATTACAAACTAACATTGTCCTTGATAGTGTTTTTGATTGTGCAAAGTACATTTGCTCAATTAAAGACTATTTCGGGAGTTGTTACAGAGAAAGGCAGTGAAATACCGTTGCCGGAAGTTAGCGTTTTTATTAGTCAAATTAATAAGGGGAGTGTTACCGACTTTGATGGGAATTATTCTATTAAGGCTGAAGATTTAAAAGGAAAAACAATTGCCTTTAGTTATCTTGGTTATAAAACGGTTACAATAACCTTAACTGGAGAAAATCAAGTTATAAACGCAGAGTTAGAAGCAGATGCTACTGGTTTAGATGAGATTGTGGTTACCGCACTTGGTATTAAAAGAGCGGCGAAATCTTTAGGGTATTCTTTAACGGAAGTTGGTGGAGAAGATATGTCTGCAGTAAAAAGCACAAGTGCTGTTAATTCTTTACAAGGTAGAGTTGCTGGTGTAAATATTTCTGCAGGTAGTGGAGGAGCTGCTGGGTCTAGTAGGGTAATTATTCGTGGAGCAAGTTCGTTAACAGGAAACAACCAACCTTTATATGTAATTGACGGAATTCCTATTATTAACAATACAAACGGTTCTGTAGTTGGTGCAACCAATGATGGAACAGGAGATGGAGGAGATGATATTTCTTCATTAAACCCAGATGATATTGAAAGTGTTTCCGTTTTAAAAGGAAGTTCTGCTGCCGCACTTTACGGTTCTTTAGCATCTAACGGGGTTATTATGATTACTACAAAATCAGGAAAAGGTCAAAAAAGAATGGGCGTAGAGCTTTCTAGTTCTTTTACTTTTGATAAAATTAATACTGATTTACAAAATTTTCAAACTACTTACGGACAAGGGAATAATAGATTAAGACCAGGTTATGAGTATGATGGTAGTGGTCAGCCAGTTGAAATTTCTAATATAGCCAATGCAATTGATGATTCTTTTGTAAGTTCTTTACAATCTTGGGGAGATAAATTAGATGGCTCAATGGTTTATAATTGGGATGGTACTAAAAGACCTTATTCTAATACAGGAAATAACCTAGATAAATTTTATAACGTAGGTTCTACAGTTATAAACACAGTAGCATTATCAAAAGGAGGAGAGGAATATAATTATCGTTTGTCTTTTTCTAATTTAGATAATGATGATATTTTTCCGAATACGACTTTAAATAGAAAGTCAATGTCATTAAATGCTTCTGCAAATATTACACCTAAATTAACATCTACAGTTAATGCTAAATATGTTATTGAAAAAGTACATAATCGTATTAATATTGGTGATACACCAGGGAATGCTAATACAGTAGCGTATGTATTGCCAAGCAGTTTAAATATTACAGACTTACAACCAGGCTTTAATGAGGAAGGTACAGAGCTGTTATTTCAACCAAGTCAGTTTATTTCTAACCCATATTGGGCAACAGATGCTTTTAATAATGATGATAAAAAAAATAGGTTTACAGCATCTACATCTTTAAAATATGATTTTAATGATTGGTTATATGTAACAGGTCGTGCAGGTATAGATACGTATGATTTAAGTAGAAGAAGAGTAACACCTTTCGGAACAGCATACAGACCAGCAGGTGAAATGACGCAAGCAAAATCTACGTATACATTGTTTAATGGAGACTTAATGTTAGGTATTGATAAAGCTTTAACAGAAAAAATTTCTACAAGCTCAATTATCGGAGCAAATACAAGAACATCATCATTCGAATCTTTAAGTGCATTGGGTAGAGGTTTTATTGTAGAAGGTTTAGAAGATATTAATAATACAACTTTACCAGAGCCAACTTTTGGATATTCAAAAACAAAAACAAATTCACTTTATGGGTCTTTTGAAGTAAGTTATGATAAGTATTTTTACTTAACATTTACAGGAAGAAATGATTGGTTCTCTACACTATCTTTTCCTGGGAAAACAACTCCAAATAATGGCTTTTACTGGTCTCTAAGTCAGAGTTTGTTATTAAACGAATTGTTTGATTTACCAGAACAGGTTAATTATGCTAAATTTAGAGCAAGTTACGCACAAGTTGCCGGTGGAGCCAGTAATGCATATAGTTTAAATTTAGATTATGCAATTACAGGTTCTTTTCAAGGACAATCTTTCGGGCAGTTAAATGGTAATTCTATTCCTAATCCTAACTTAGTTCCTTTTCAGAAGAATGAATTTGAAGTAGGTTTTGACGGACGTTTCTTTCAGAATCGTTTAAATTTAGATGTTGCTTATTATCAAAATCAAACTACCAATGATATTGTAAGTGCTTCTGCATCTCAATCATCTGGTTTTACATCGTCAATTCTTAATATTGGAGAACTTCAAAATAAAGGGTTTGAATTTTTAATAGGTGGTACTCCAATTAAAACTGAAGATTTTTCATGGTACACTTCTTTTAATTTTGGATATAATGACAGTGAAATCGTTCACACAGATGATGAGGATACTGCTATTAATGTTGATGGTAGCCAGACGCGTTCTAGAACAGCAATTATTTCTCATATAGTTGGTGAAAATTATGGTGTAATTTGGGGTTCTTCATACAAAAGAGATGCTGATGGTAACATCATGTACAATACAACAGGTTCTATTCCGAAACCAATTCAGGGAGAAAATAAAATTTTAGGACAAGGTGTTGCACCATATACTTTAGGTTTTTCTAACTCTTTTAAATACAAAGACTTTTCATTAAACTTTTTAATTGATGCTAAGTTTGGCGGAAGTGTTCATTCTGGTACTAACAGAGAGTTAATGATGCGAGGTTTGCATGAAAAAACATTAGAAGGTAGAGAAGATGGTTTAGTGGTATCTGGTATAGATGATGCGACAGGAAACCCATTTACAATGACAGTAGCGCCAGAAAACTTAAGAACTTATTATGGTTTTATTGGTGAAGAAAACTCTGGTATTTCAGAAGAGTTTGTTTATAGTACAGATTTTATAAAATTTAGAGAATTAAGTGTAGCTTATAGTTTCCCGAAAAAAACGTTAGAAAATATTTTTGTAAGTGATGTAAGGCTTTCTTTAATAGGAAGAAACCTATTTTATATTTCTAAAAAAATAGATAATGTAGATCCAGAAGCTTCATTAAACAATTTAAACTCTCAGGGTATAGAAAGATTCGGAACACCATCAACTAGAAGTTATGGATTCGCAATAAATGTTAAATTTTAA
- a CDS encoding SusD/RagB family nutrient-binding outer membrane lipoprotein, with the protein MKKIFISFIIIMFTLSACDDGFEELNVNPTKPVQLDPSTKFTYVQIYTGGSSYVAYLFWNIIHLMQNVQHLNNTSYASFLYKEGNTHWLFEEQFSTTVKNIADLEAQLELSTEPTATMDLAITKVQKVLIFSRITDVYGDIPYSEAGKGFLEGIRFPKYDQQSAIYADMLLSLESATATLSAGGTSSFGSADLMFSGDVAKWNKFANSLMLRLALRMVKVDEAAAKSWATKAIDGGVMTSNEDIAYIQYENSANDGGPNVNPLTKGFTSRASTQVKISKTFMDFMKTRNDPRVSVLASTVDGNTDFALQFGQDINDETRGEANSKPNINIFGGSGTVIYDAPFFFQTYAEVEFMLAESAERWGLAGGSSNVETHYNAGVTAAMQYLSMYGSAADITTTQINDYLSANPFVPTQALKMINEQYWVATFGNGLETFSNWKRSGYPELVPANVAATLTNGEIPRRLPYPASEKLNNSTNVEAAIAVQGGDLLTTRMWWDKN; encoded by the coding sequence ATGAAAAAAATATTTATTTCATTCATAATTATAATGTTTACTTTAAGTGCTTGTGACGATGGTTTCGAAGAACTTAATGTAAATCCAACAAAACCAGTACAATTAGATCCTTCTACAAAATTCACTTATGTTCAAATATATACAGGTGGTAGCAGTTATGTAGCCTATTTATTTTGGAATATAATTCACTTAATGCAAAACGTACAACATTTAAACAATACGTCGTATGCATCATTTTTATATAAAGAAGGAAATACACATTGGTTATTTGAAGAGCAATTTAGTACTACGGTAAAAAATATTGCAGATTTAGAAGCGCAATTAGAGTTAAGTACAGAGCCAACTGCAACTATGGATTTGGCAATTACTAAAGTGCAAAAAGTATTAATTTTTAGTAGAATTACAGATGTGTATGGAGATATTCCTTACAGTGAAGCTGGTAAAGGTTTTTTAGAAGGAATTCGTTTTCCTAAATATGATCAGCAAAGTGCTATTTATGCAGACATGTTATTGTCTTTAGAGAGTGCAACCGCAACTTTAAGTGCTGGCGGAACAAGTTCTTTTGGTTCTGCAGATTTAATGTTTTCGGGTGATGTTGCAAAATGGAATAAGTTTGCAAATTCATTAATGTTACGTTTAGCACTTCGAATGGTAAAAGTAGATGAAGCTGCTGCTAAATCTTGGGCAACCAAAGCAATTGATGGAGGTGTAATGACAAGCAATGAGGATATTGCATATATTCAATATGAAAACTCTGCAAATGATGGAGGACCAAACGTAAACCCATTAACAAAAGGTTTTACTTCTAGAGCATCCACACAAGTTAAGATTTCTAAAACTTTTATGGATTTTATGAAAACAAGAAACGACCCAAGAGTTTCTGTTTTAGCATCTACAGTTGATGGAAATACTGATTTTGCATTACAATTTGGACAAGATATCAACGATGAAACAAGGGGTGAAGCAAACTCTAAACCAAATATTAACATTTTTGGAGGTTCTGGAACTGTAATTTATGATGCTCCATTTTTCTTTCAAACGTATGCAGAAGTAGAGTTTATGTTGGCAGAATCTGCAGAACGTTGGGGTTTAGCTGGAGGATCATCAAATGTAGAAACGCACTATAATGCAGGTGTAACAGCGGCAATGCAATATTTATCTATGTATGGAAGTGCTGCAGATATTACAACTACTCAAATAAATGATTATTTAAGTGCTAATCCGTTTGTGCCAACGCAAGCTTTAAAAATGATAAATGAGCAATATTGGGTAGCTACTTTTGGTAATGGTTTAGAAACTTTTTCTAACTGGAAAAGATCAGGCTATCCAGAATTAGTTCCTGCAAATGTAGCAGCAACGCTTACCAATGGAGAAATTCCTAGAAGACTTCCTTATCCAGCATCCGAAAAATTAAATAATTCGACCAATGTTGAAGCTGCAATAGCTGTACAAGGAGGAGATCTTTTAACCACAAGAATGTGGTGGGATAAAAATTAA